A region of Sulfurimonas sp. DNA encodes the following proteins:
- the truD gene encoding tRNA pseudouridine(13) synthase TruD, translated as MDKFYSLEHSSIDFHFKQSPRDFVVEEIPLYEFSGEGEHLILFVRKKNLTTSELIGILARFLGIKNRDIGYAGLKDKHAMTKQYISIHKQHEEKLETFEHENIKIVSKTYHNNKIRIGHLKGNRFYIKIKKVNPTSAVKIDEALKNIAKFGMPNFFGFQRFGNDGDNHIIGEKLAKGQAKERNPRVKKLLINAYQSHLFNLWLSRRLEINRLINCFEVSELESVLNMPNEEVTKLKAQIHPFKLINGDIMEHYPHGRLFDFEANEEDLQRFNDRGISITGLLCGKKVKISSGISRTIEKDFDDEINADGARRYAWVFPENIEGRYKPIEAQYEMNFTLPKGSYATVLIEEIAKRKII; from the coding sequence GTAGTAGAAGAGATTCCTCTTTATGAGTTTTCAGGAGAAGGAGAGCACCTTATTTTATTTGTAAGAAAGAAAAATCTTACTACCTCTGAGCTTATTGGAATATTGGCAAGATTTCTAGGAATCAAAAATAGAGATATTGGTTATGCTGGTTTAAAAGATAAGCATGCAATGACAAAACAATACATTTCTATACATAAGCAGCACGAAGAAAAGTTAGAAACTTTTGAGCATGAAAATATTAAAATAGTTTCTAAAACTTACCACAATAATAAGATAAGAATAGGGCATCTAAAAGGAAATAGGTTTTATATAAAAATAAAAAAAGTAAATCCAACTAGCGCAGTTAAAATAGATGAAGCACTTAAAAATATAGCTAAATTTGGTATGCCAAACTTTTTTGGTTTTCAAAGATTTGGTAATGATGGAGATAATCATATAATAGGTGAGAAGCTTGCTAAAGGTCAGGCAAAAGAAAGAAATCCTAGAGTAAAAAAGCTTCTTATAAATGCTTATCAGAGTCATCTTTTTAATTTATGGCTTAGCAGAAGGTTGGAGATAAATAGACTTATAAATTGTTTTGAAGTATCAGAGCTTGAGTCTGTTTTAAATATGCCAAACGAAGAAGTAACAAAATTAAAAGCACAAATACACCCTTTTAAATTAATAAATGGTGATATTATGGAACATTATCCGCATGGAAGACTTTTTGATTTTGAAGCGAATGAAGAAGACTTGCAAAGATTTAACGATAGAGGTATATCAATCACAGGGCTTTTGTGTGGAAAAAAAGTTAAAATATCATCTGGTATATCTAGAACAATTGAAAAAGATTTTGATGATGAAATAAATGCAGATGGTGCAAGAAGATATGCTTGGGTTTTTCCAGAGAATATAGAAGGAAGATATAAGCCAATAGAAGCTCAATATGAAATGAATTTTACTCTTCCAAAAGGCTCATACGCAACAGTTTTAATAGAAGAAATAGCTAAAAGAAAAATAATTTAA
- a CDS encoding phosphatidylserine decarboxylase: MNKRHITSLISQQFGRFASKEFSPKIQGIVNNTYVGLMGLDMSDFYDRSTYKSLNALFTRKLREDRKFSKRKAEFISPCDSYISESGDLNDEDALQIKGMRYDCHTLLGDNFSDEEKSIVDNGKFINFYLSPKDYHRYHIPTDLQVLKAVHIPGKFYPVNISSLKMRVNLFIENERVVLLCESTNGKKFYMVLVAALNVGVMQVSFEPNIKTNSSHLEPTLYEYEDLHLKKGDDFGCFEMGSTIVIIAEENMLELENINYSDVKYGQTIAKYV, translated from the coding sequence ATGAACAAAAGACATATAACATCTTTAATTTCACAACAATTTGGTAGATTTGCGAGTAAAGAATTTTCTCCAAAAATTCAGGGTATTGTTAATAATACTTATGTCGGTTTAATGGGTTTAGATATGAGTGATTTTTATGACCGCTCAACATATAAATCTTTAAATGCACTCTTTACAAGAAAACTAAGAGAAGATAGAAAGTTTTCTAAAAGAAAGGCTGAATTTATTTCTCCATGTGATTCTTATATATCAGAAAGTGGTGATTTAAATGACGAGGATGCACTTCAAATAAAAGGTATGAGATATGATTGTCATACTTTACTTGGAGATAACTTTAGTGATGAAGAAAAAAGTATAGTTGATAATGGAAAATTTATAAATTTTTATCTTTCTCCAAAAGACTATCATCGTTATCATATACCAACTGATTTACAAGTTTTAAAAGCTGTTCATATTCCAGGTAAATTTTATCCTGTAAATATCTCATCTCTTAAGATGAGAGTAAATCTTTTTATTGAGAATGAAAGAGTTGTCTTACTATGTGAATCTACAAATGGAAAGAAATTCTATATGGTGTTAGTAGCTGCACTCAATGTAGGTGTTATGCAGGTTTCATTTGAGCCAAATATAAAAACAAACTCTAGCCATTTAGAACCAACGCTTTATGAATACGAAGACCTTCATCTTAAAAAAGGTGATGATTTTGGATGTTTTGAAATGGGTTCAACTATTGTAATTATTGCAGAGGAAAATATGTTAGAGTTAGAAAATATAAATTATTCAGATGTTAAGTATGGACAAACAATAGCAAAATATGTATAA
- a CDS encoding delta-class carbonic anhydrase — protein MKKRINPLMLCAIVAMAPFSLNAKDIHHGVHNTVTDSVIASQRTSLAKNTKNVGFGPQSPRDIDALTGKNERAFNSAPTYKKMNLCNIHFHKNAEHKGGEFTLYAGNGDGHGYQSGYKYSSKLSKSELKLTKNEACQSKHGGLSSGDTIEVHYVYSTAKVKPGPTLGSCLSDSIKNPQLRVETQVYVLVNDKNALNFNILTKHEVVNGLHQATNIPSNTGTPIQYAGSTTGPSYNEKGSPFQVTWSVRPKVAKVNIASLNDWCKGNTFNEDHAHGVRNLVINPDLLSKISK, from the coding sequence ATGAAAAAACGAATAAACCCTTTAATGTTATGTGCCATAGTTGCTATGGCACCATTTAGCCTAAACGCCAAAGATATACATCATGGTGTTCACAATACAGTTACAGATAGTGTAATTGCTTCACAACGAACTTCACTAGCAAAAAACACTAAAAATGTAGGGTTTGGACCACAATCTCCACGCGATATAGATGCGCTTACAGGTAAAAATGAAAGAGCATTTAACTCAGCACCTACTTATAAAAAAATGAATCTATGTAATATTCATTTTCATAAAAATGCAGAGCATAAAGGTGGAGAATTTACTCTATATGCAGGGAATGGAGATGGTCACGGTTACCAAAGTGGATATAAATATTCATCTAAACTAAGTAAATCTGAACTAAAACTAACTAAGAATGAAGCTTGTCAAAGTAAGCATGGTGGGCTTAGTTCTGGCGATACTATTGAAGTTCACTATGTTTACTCAACTGCAAAAGTAAAACCTGGTCCAACTTTGGGTTCATGTTTAAGTGACTCAATTAAAAACCCTCAACTACGCGTAGAAACTCAGGTTTATGTTCTTGTTAATGATAAAAATGCTCTTAATTTTAATATACTAACTAAACATGAAGTAGTTAATGGTTTACATCAAGCTACGAATATACCATCAAATACAGGTACTCCGATTCAATATGCTGGATCAACCACTGGACCTTCTTATAATGAAAAGGGGTCTCCATTTCAAGTTACATGGAGTGTTCGCCCTAAAGTAGCAAAGGTTAATATAGCGTCTCTAAATGATTGGTGTAAAGGTAATACTTTTAATGAAGACCATGCACATGGTGTACGAAACCTTGTTATAAACCCTGATTTACTTTCAAAAATCAGTAAATAA
- the ychF gene encoding redox-regulated ATPase YchF: MGLSIGLVGLPNVGKSTTFNALTKAQNAEAANYPFCTIEPNKAVVPVPDKRLLELAKIVNPEKLQYSTLDFVDIAGLVKGASKGEGLGNKFLSNIRETEVILQIVRCFDDENIVHNEGSIDPLRDVEIIETELILADVEVLQNRIQRLKKQAKADKDAKAALEMAEILVEFLADGNLARNFPEADTDIYKLLNNEVRFLTDKEIMYGANVDEDGLLEDNDYVQALTKHAQDNNCEIIKLCAKVEEELIGLEEDEAKEFLDELGVEESGLEQIIHKGFDKLGLMSYFTAGVKEVRAWTIRKNTTAPKAAAAIHNDFEKGFIRAEVIAYDDFVELGGENKAKEAGKMRLEGKEYIVNDGDVMHFRFNI; this comes from the coding sequence ATGGGATTATCAATCGGTCTAGTAGGACTTCCAAATGTAGGCAAATCAACAACTTTCAATGCACTAACAAAAGCACAAAATGCAGAAGCAGCAAATTATCCTTTTTGTACAATAGAGCCAAACAAGGCTGTTGTTCCTGTTCCTGATAAAAGGTTATTGGAGTTAGCAAAGATTGTTAACCCAGAGAAACTTCAGTATTCTACTTTAGACTTTGTAGATATTGCAGGGTTAGTAAAAGGTGCGTCTAAAGGTGAAGGCCTAGGAAATAAATTTTTATCTAATATCCGTGAAACAGAGGTTATTTTACAGATAGTAAGATGCTTTGATGATGAAAATATTGTTCATAATGAAGGAAGCATCGACCCTTTAAGAGATGTAGAAATTATAGAAACAGAATTAATCTTAGCTGATGTTGAAGTTTTACAAAACAGAATACAAAGACTAAAAAAGCAAGCAAAAGCAGACAAGGATGCTAAAGCAGCTTTAGAAATGGCAGAAATTCTTGTTGAATTTTTAGCTGATGGAAACTTAGCTAGAAATTTCCCTGAAGCTGATACTGACATATATAAACTGCTTAACAATGAAGTTAGATTTTTAACAGACAAAGAGATTATGTATGGTGCTAATGTTGATGAAGATGGACTTCTTGAAGATAATGATTATGTTCAAGCATTAACTAAACATGCGCAAGATAACAACTGTGAAATCATAAAACTTTGTGCAAAAGTTGAAGAAGAACTTATTGGCTTAGAAGAAGATGAAGCAAAAGAGTTTTTAGATGAACTGGGTGTTGAAGAATCTGGACTTGAGCAAATCATTCATAAAGGATTTGACAAGCTTGGTCTTATGTCTTACTTTACTGCGGGAGTAAAAGAGGTTCGTGCTTGGACAATTCGCAAAAATACAACAGCACCAAAAGCGGCAGCAGCTATACATAATGACTTTGAAAAAGGTTTTATTCGTGCAGAAGTTATTGCTTATGATGACTTTGTAGAACTTGGTGGGGAAAACAAAGCTAAAGAAGCGGGCAAGATGAGACTAGAAGGAAAAGAATATATTGTTAACGACGGTGATGTTATGCATTTTAGGTTTAATATTTAA
- a CDS encoding leucyl aminopeptidase, which yields MNIQLLNKNISDIKADITAEFLTPDTLKEHAEVKILNQAGFKAEQDSICFLHEKGLLFCGVASKKIDDIRSASASVIKALKASNYESASLSVIKNNSLTGIVEGIILGGYEFNEYKSKPNEITLKEISLASNELDYDELKKTFDEAVIISKATCFTRDIVNTAPQELNPETLAILAAKLATDNKLECEILGEDRLKEENMNSMLAVGRASIHDSKLIHLTYKPANPKKIISLVGKGLTYDSGGLSLKSAASMVTMKMDKAGACAVLGMIKAASELKLDVEIHAFVGAVENMIGGNAYKPDDVLVSRNGTTIEVRNTDAEGRLVLADVLTYAQDNVKADGIFDFATLTGACMVALGQYTTGLMGHSHKLKHDFSKAGSASGELIGSLPFNRHLKKLLKSDIADISNVSSKPYGGAITAGLFLDKFIKEENKNKWMHFDIAGSAYTESPWDCNVYGGTGAGVRLMSQYLKNI from the coding sequence ATGAACATTCAACTATTAAACAAAAACATTTCTGATATCAAAGCAGATATTACAGCAGAGTTTTTAACTCCTGACACACTAAAAGAGCATGCAGAAGTTAAAATACTAAATCAAGCAGGCTTCAAAGCAGAGCAAGACTCTATCTGTTTTCTACATGAAAAAGGTTTGCTTTTTTGTGGAGTAGCTAGTAAAAAGATAGATGATATCAGAAGTGCTAGTGCTAGTGTAATAAAAGCTCTTAAAGCTTCAAACTACGAAAGTGCTTCACTTAGTGTTATAAAAAATAATTCTTTAACTGGGATAGTTGAAGGGATTATACTAGGTGGATATGAGTTCAATGAGTATAAATCAAAGCCAAATGAGATAACTCTAAAAGAAATCTCTCTTGCATCTAACGAGCTTGACTATGATGAACTTAAAAAAACTTTTGATGAAGCAGTTATAATCTCTAAAGCAACTTGTTTTACTCGTGATATTGTAAACACTGCTCCACAAGAGTTAAACCCTGAAACTTTAGCTATTTTGGCTGCTAAACTTGCAACTGATAATAAATTAGAGTGTGAAATACTTGGTGAAGATAGGTTAAAAGAAGAAAATATGAACTCTATGTTGGCTGTTGGACGAGCTTCTATTCATGATAGCAAATTAATTCATCTAACATATAAACCAGCTAATCCTAAAAAAATCATCTCTCTAGTTGGTAAAGGTCTTACTTATGATAGTGGTGGATTAAGTCTAAAATCTGCTGCATCGATGGTAACAATGAAAATGGATAAAGCAGGTGCTTGTGCGGTACTTGGAATGATTAAAGCAGCAAGTGAATTAAAACTAGATGTTGAGATTCACGCTTTTGTTGGTGCTGTTGAAAATATGATTGGTGGAAATGCTTATAAACCTGATGATGTTTTAGTATCACGCAATGGAACTACTATTGAAGTTAGAAATACAGATGCTGAAGGTCGCTTAGTTTTAGCAGATGTTTTAACTTATGCTCAAGATAATGTTAAAGCCGATGGTATTTTTGACTTTGCAACGCTTACTGGTGCTTGTATGGTGGCTCTTGGTCAATACACAACAGGACTTATGGGACATTCTCATAAACTAAAGCATGATTTTTCAAAAGCAGGAAGTGCATCCGGAGAATTAATAGGCTCACTTCCATTTAACAGACATCTTAAAAAGCTTCTAAAAAGTGATATTGCTGATATATCAAATGTATCTTCAAAACCTTATGGAGGTGCAATAACAGCTGGTCTATTTTTAGATAAATTTATTAAAGAAGAGAACAAGAACAAATGGATGCACTTTGATATAGCAGGGTCAGCCTATACTGAAAGTCCATGGGATTGTAATGTTTATGGTGGAACTGGGGCTGGAGTTCGTTTAATGAGTCAATACTTAAAAAACATCTAA
- the trhA gene encoding PAQR family membrane homeostasis protein TrhA, with protein sequence MENINNFSLLEEIWHAISHGLGLALSIAGLAILVSFASISGSTMAITSSAIFGTTLILMYGSSTLYHAITHKHTKELFQKFDHASIYFLIAGSYTPITLVSLAGVWGYSIASAVWATAIFGIYMKFTYPNRFEKLSLFLYLIMGWSIVVAIEPLSESMEKGGIYLLIAGGLSYTFGVFFYINDHKKFYHAIWHLFVLGGSIFHFFMTLFYII encoded by the coding sequence ATGGAAAATATAAATAACTTTTCGCTTCTTGAAGAAATATGGCACGCTATCTCTCATGGATTAGGATTAGCGTTAAGCATAGCAGGACTTGCCATATTAGTTTCATTTGCAAGTATTAGCGGTTCAACTATGGCAATAACAAGCAGTGCAATATTTGGAACTACTCTTATTCTTATGTATGGTTCGTCCACTCTGTACCATGCTATTACACATAAACATACAAAAGAGTTGTTTCAAAAATTTGACCACGCATCTATATACTTTTTAATAGCAGGGAGCTACACTCCTATCACTCTTGTTTCTCTTGCAGGAGTGTGGGGATATTCTATTGCATCTGCTGTCTGGGCGACTGCAATTTTTGGCATCTATATGAAGTTTACTTATCCAAATCGTTTTGAAAAACTATCTCTTTTTTTATATCTAATCATGGGTTGGAGTATTGTAGTAGCGATAGAACCGCTTAGCGAGTCTATGGAAAAAGGAGGTATTTACCTTCTTATTGCCGGTGGTCTCTCTTATACATTTGGTGTATTTTTTTACATTAATGACCATAAAAAATTTTATCATGCCATTTGGCATCTCTTTGTACTTGGCGGAAGTATCTTTCATTTCTTTATGACACTATTTTACATCATATAA
- the trpB gene encoding tryptophan synthase subunit beta, producing the protein MYIPTASKYDPDENGHFGIFGGRYVPETLMPALLRLKEEYEKIRFDKVFWSEVHYYLTDYVGRPSPLYFAKNISDELDAKIYLKREDLNHTGAHKINNVIAQGLMAKRLGYKKVIAETGAGQHGVATATICALLGLECEVFMGAKDVHRQELNVFRMKLLGAKVNAVESGSKTLKDAMNDAIRHWVTNARDTFYIIGTVAGPHPYPMMVRDFQAIIGYEARAQILEKEDKLPDHVIACIGGGSNAIGMFQHFLEDEEVECIGIEAGGLGIETGKHGCSLKKGRPGVLHGQMSYTLQDEDGQILEAHSISAGLDYPGIGPEHSFHNDNKSVTYDNATDQEALDAFVWLSQKEGIIPAFESAHAVAHLKKMKNIKDKLIIVNLSGRGDKDMIQAKDILHFD; encoded by the coding sequence ATGTACATACCAACTGCGTCAAAATACGACCCAGATGAAAATGGTCACTTTGGAATTTTTGGAGGGCGTTATGTTCCTGAAACACTTATGCCAGCACTTCTTAGATTAAAAGAAGAGTATGAAAAGATTCGTTTTGATAAAGTGTTTTGGAGTGAAGTACACTACTATCTAACAGACTATGTAGGTCGCCCTTCCCCACTTTACTTTGCTAAAAATATTTCTGATGAACTTGACGCTAAAATCTACTTAAAAAGAGAAGATTTAAATCATACAGGTGCGCATAAAATTAACAATGTTATAGCGCAAGGTTTAATGGCAAAAAGACTTGGATATAAAAAAGTCATAGCTGAAACAGGTGCTGGACAACATGGTGTGGCAACTGCTACAATCTGTGCTTTACTTGGTTTAGAGTGTGAAGTGTTTATGGGTGCAAAAGATGTTCACAGGCAAGAGCTAAATGTCTTTCGTATGAAACTTTTAGGTGCAAAAGTAAATGCAGTTGAGAGTGGTTCAAAAACTCTAAAAGATGCTATGAATGACGCTATTCGCCACTGGGTAACAAATGCAAGAGATACTTTTTACATCATTGGAACAGTTGCTGGTCCTCATCCCTATCCTATGATGGTTAGAGATTTTCAAGCTATTATAGGTTATGAGGCAAGAGCTCAAATACTTGAAAAAGAAGATAAACTTCCTGATCATGTTATTGCATGTATTGGTGGTGGTTCAAATGCCATCGGTATGTTTCAGCACTTTTTAGAAGATGAAGAGGTTGAGTGTATTGGTATTGAAGCTGGTGGACTGGGGATTGAAACTGGCAAGCATGGCTGTTCTCTTAAAAAAGGTCGTCCTGGTGTTTTGCATGGTCAAATGAGCTATACACTTCAAGATGAAGATGGGCAAATATTAGAAGCTCACTCTATTTCAGCAGGACTTGACTACCCTGGAATCGGGCCAGAACACTCTTTTCATAATGATAATAAATCTGTAACATATGATAATGCAACAGACCAAGAAGCTCTAGATGCTTTTGTATGGTTATCACAAAAAGAAGGCATTATCCCAGCATTTGAGAGTGCCCATGCAGTTGCACATCTTAAAAAAATGAAAAATATAAAAGACAAACTTATCATCGTAAACCTTTCAGGTCGTGGTGATAAAGATATGATCCAAGCTAAAGATATACTTCACTTCGATTAA
- a CDS encoding adenine phosphoribosyltransferase: protein MTLSNTERKIIEGSIRNIKDFPKEGIIFKDITTLLNNKEAYGVLMNHLYQRYKEYNLDYIAGIDARGFIFGASLAQMLGLGFVPIRKKGKLPYTTYSEKYALEYGIDEIEVHIDAFSGVQNARVLMIDDLIATGGTANAAATLINQTGAKCIESCFIIGLTFLKGIKTLEEKTPVYSLIEVN, encoded by the coding sequence ATGACACTAAGTAACACAGAGAGAAAAATAATTGAAGGCTCTATAAGAAATATAAAAGATTTTCCAAAAGAAGGAATAATTTTTAAAGATATTACAACTCTTCTTAATAACAAAGAAGCTTACGGTGTTTTAATGAATCATCTTTACCAACGATACAAAGAGTATAATTTAGACTACATAGCAGGTATAGATGCTAGAGGTTTTATATTTGGTGCCTCTTTAGCACAGATGCTTGGACTTGGTTTTGTACCTATTCGCAAAAAAGGTAAACTTCCATATACAACTTATAGTGAAAAATATGCTCTTGAGTATGGCATCGATGAAATTGAAGTTCATATAGATGCTTTTAGTGGTGTTCAAAATGCAAGAGTTCTTATGATAGATGATCTCATTGCAACTGGTGGAACTGCAAATGCAGCAGCAACACTTATAAACCAAACTGGTGCAAAATGTATAGAGTCTTGTTTCATAATCGGTTTAACTTTTTTAAAGGGCATTAAAACACTTGAAGAAAAAACTCCTGTTTATTCTTTAATAGAGGTTAATTAA
- the rpiB gene encoding ribose 5-phosphate isomerase B — MKFFVATDHAGIELKDYTVELLKQKGHEVIDLGPFTTDRVDYPDYAHKLCEEVLDDERTQGILICGSGIGMSMAANRHQGIRAALCHDAYTATIARGHNDANVLCFGERIVGKGVMESILDAWLGGSFDGGRHIGRVAKIEIKG; from the coding sequence ATGAAATTTTTTGTAGCAACAGACCATGCAGGGATAGAGTTAAAAGACTATACAGTAGAGCTTTTAAAACAAAAAGGACATGAAGTTATTGATTTGGGTCCATTTACAACTGACAGAGTTGATTATCCTGATTATGCGCATAAGCTTTGCGAAGAGGTTTTAGATGATGAGAGAACTCAAGGCATCTTGATTTGCGGTTCTGGTATCGGCATGAGTATGGCAGCAAATAGGCATCAAGGCATACGCGCTGCATTATGTCATGATGCTTATACTGCAACAATCGCAAGAGGACATAATGATGCAAATGTATTATGTTTTGGCGAACGCATAGTTGGAAAAGGCGTCATGGAGTCTATCTTAGATGCGTGGTTAGGTGGAAGTTTTGATGGTGGAAGACATATCGGTCGCGTAGCCAAAATAGAAATCAAAGGATAA